The Oceanicaulis sp. nucleotide sequence TGGAGTGGACGCCCCTTATTCTCACCGCGATCCTGCTCGCCGCGCTGGCGGCGCTGGCGGTGATCGACGCGCGCACGCTGCGTCTGCCCGACAAGATCACCCTGCCGCTGATCGCGGGCGGGCTTCTGGCCGCCTATGTCCTCGATGAACCGCTCTGGCTGCACGCGCTGGGCGCGGTGCTGGGCTATCTGGTCATGGTCGGGATCGAGACCGGCTATCTGAAAGTGCGCGGCAAGGCGGGGCTGGGGCGCGGAGACGCCAAGCTGTTCGCCGCGGGCGGGGCGTGGTGCGGTGCGCTTGCCCTGCCGCTGATCCTGCTGGTCGCGAGCGCGAGCGCGCTGGCCTATGTGCTGGTGATGCGGCTGGCGACGGGGCGGCGCTTCCAGATCGACCTGATGATCGCCTTCGGCCCGTTCCTGGCTTTCGGCATCGGGCTGATCTGGGTGCTGGTGCAGTTCGGGCTCACCGGCGCGGCCGGGTTCTGAGCTACCGGCCGTCCTCGCAGCGCCGCACGCCGCCCAGCGGCCGGACGATCTCGGAGCCGTCCAGGAAACGCGTCTTTAAAAGCGCGTCCTCGACCCTCAGGCCCGAACCGGTCTCCTCGCCGACCCGCCCGGTCAGGGTGAAGGTAAGATTGTCGGCCTGGGCGAGATAAACCCGCCGGATCTGGTCTCCCGGCACGAACGCGCCCGATTGCGGCGTCACGCCGGTTTCGATGATCCGGCCGTCATGAACGATCTTCACCCGGCGCGCGGTCTCGTCCTCGAAGAAGACGAAGGCGTTGGGCTCTCGCAGCTCGAACAGGAAGACCCCGCACTGACCGGGCGCCAGGCGCTGCGGCGGCAGGGAATCCGTCCGCACCGGCGCTTCCGGCTGGGACGCGGCGGGCGGCGCGCCGGGTAGCGACGGCGCGTTCGCGCAGCCGGCGATCGCGGTCACAGCGGCGAGAAGGATCAGGGTGCGCATGGCTCAGCCCTCCTGTGCGGACAGGGTGTCGGCGACATATACCTCGCCTTGCTGCTCGAAGCCTAAAAGCCCGAGCGCGGCGATGACCTCGCGGTCGGTGGTGCGCGCTTCCAGCCGCCAGTCCGGCTTGCCGGAGACGAGGCGGGCGGTCCCGGTGAGGATCAGCGTCTCGTTTTCCGCCGACAGCGTCATGCCCAGCGCGCCGCCCAGACAGGTCAGATCGGCGTTCAATAGCGGCAGGCCGGCGCCGAATCGCTCGCCTGCGGAGACCAGAGCGGCGGTGGTGATCCGGCCCTGCGCGTCGATGCAGCCGCCCTGATCGTCGAGCGCCAGCCGGTCGATCACCATGCGCGCGGTCTCGCCCGCCGGCAGGCTGGCCGCGGCGAGCGCGGGGATCTGATCAAGGCGCAGTACGCCGTCGGCGTTCTCGATCACCACGCCGGACGGGGCGAGGATCAGCCGGCCCGCGCCGCGCAGATCGGGATCGCTGATCGTGACGTCCCAGACCGCCCGGCCGCCCAGAAGCGCGGCGGGCCGCATCTCGGCCCGGGCCGCCTCGATCCGGGCGCCGCCAGCGGAGATCCGGCGCAGGCTCGCATCCCAGATCGTGCCGGTGACCAGCCCCGCTTCGACCCCGGAGGGGCGCGCAGCCAGATCGAAGGCCAGTCGCGCGGGCGCGGTCGCGACGGCGGCGATCACGAAGGCGATGAGCCCGACGCCGAGAAGCCAGGGCCAGCGCGTCATGCCCCGCCTCCGGGCCGCCTGAGCAGCAGCTGGGCGCGGACGATCCCGTCGCCTTCCCGGTCGAGGCTCACCCGTTCGACCATGACGCCCTCCTCGCGCGACAGGGTGACGAGCCAGCTTAAAAGCGCGTCGGCCTGAGCGGCGTCGAGCCAGACCCCGAGCCCGCCGTCTTCGAGCGGCTGGACGCGCGAGATCGGCAGGCCGCGCGCGTTCGCGCTGGCGCCGACGATCGTCCTGAGCGGCGCAGAGCTTCCTGCGCGCTGCGCCTCGCTGGCCGCGCTGCGATACCGGTCGAGCCCGGACACCAGCGTCTCGTAATCGGCGGCGGCGCGGGCGTAGACCCGCTCGGACGACGCTCGCCAGCTCAG carries:
- a CDS encoding A24 family peptidase yields the protein MEWTPLILTAILLAALAALAVIDARTLRLPDKITLPLIAGGLLAAYVLDEPLWLHALGAVLGYLVMVGIETGYLKVRGKAGLGRGDAKLFAAGGAWCGALALPLILLVASASALAYVLVMRLATGRRFQIDLMIAFGPFLAFGIGLIWVLVQFGLTGAAGF
- the gspN gene encoding type II secretion system protein N yields the protein MTRWPWLLGVGLIAFVIAAVATAPARLAFDLAARPSGVEAGLVTGTIWDASLRRISAGGARIEAARAEMRPAALLGGRAVWDVTISDPDLRGAGRLILAPSGVVIENADGVLRLDQIPALAAASLPAGETARMVIDRLALDDQGGCIDAQGRITTAALVSAGERFGAGLPLLNADLTCLGGALGMTLSAENETLILTGTARLVSGKPDWRLEARTTDREVIAALGLLGFEQQGEVYVADTLSAQEG
- a CDS encoding type II secretion system protein M codes for the protein MTPAELIKPARAAWAERTAREQILLAGLAALLAGTVIWFAILGPALSWRASSERVYARAAADYETLVSGLDRYRSAASEAQRAGSSAPLRTIVGASANARGLPISRVQPLEDGGLGVWLDAAQADALLSWLVTLSREEGVMVERVSLDREGDGIVRAQLLLRRPGGGA